ATTTTGTTATCAGTAATGAAATTGACTGATTAAATGTGAAAaatatgaattatgataaaaaattattaaaataacatttaattttgctatcaatAATGGGTAAACTTGGAGGCGATTCGGGCCGTTGACGTGCCCGATTCCACGTGCGAGGCCTATTAGCATCCACCGTTGATTTCATTGAGGTGACTAATCTCACGTGCGAGTCTTATTTAGGATCCACCGTCCACGTCAACGTATGTCCACCGAGAAATCACGGGTAGATGTTGTCTGACGTCATCTATTTTGTCGACATCTATCAGGTCTCCTCCATATCTACACGCCTTCCGTTCGTCTTTGCGTCGCACAGTCATAGCCTTCTTCCTCGCAGCTCACATGGAGTCCTCGCAGCAGCAGCGCCTCGACGACAGCTTCTCCTACGGGTGGCTGGTGAGCGTCAAGCCGTCCGAGCCCCTCGGTGACAGTCACCGCTCCGTCGACACCCAGGACGGCGGCGGCTCCTTCATCGAGCTCGACCCCGGCTACATCTCCATGCGTTGGACGGACGACGGCCACGACTTCGACTTCAGCCTCCCGAAGCCGCACCACCAGGCCCAGGTCCAAGCCGACCAGATCTTCTCCGACGGCCACCTCCTGCCGCTTCACCTCCGTAGCCCGTCCGCCGGGGAGGCAGGCAAATCCCAGCCGACGTACTCGTGCGCGGTGCCGAGTCGAGCCGCCTCGGCCAACTCGTCGCCGCTGTTCCACTCCGCGAAGAGCTCGCCCTACTGCGCGAGCTCATGGTCGCCCAGCAGCAGCCTCGCCTCGAGGAGCGGCAAGTTCCATTCGCAGCTCGTCAGGAGCTGCGCCAAGTCGCCCAAGAAGATCCTGTGCAAGTACTTCTGCTTCCTGATGCCATTGTACAAGATGGTGAAAGATTTCAGACGGAGTTCTTGGAGATCGGTAGGCAGCTGCAAGGACTCGGCGAGGAGCTCTCCGAGGACGAGCAATGCCTTGTCAAGCATAGATTGGTGCCGCAGCAACGCCGATATCTCGATCTACGATGCGATTCTCCACTGCAAGAAGTCAATTGCAAGTTCGAGTGACACGAGAACTGTCTGAATTCAGAGCTGCAATGGAGTGTCATCTTAAGTCCTGCTTTGGAATTCTTTCAGGAACAAGACAAGTAAGAGACGACCTGCAGCAGGGCATGGCTAACAGGGGAGGAGGAAAGCTGCATGTTTCTCCTTTTGTCTCATCTTGTAGATTTGAAGAACTCGTATACTTTGGTGTGATGAGGAAACACCTCTTCTGTTTCTTTTGTCAGTCGATTTTTCTGTTTAGCATCTCACTCGCTCAACCCAAAGAACAAAGATTTTACTCGATGATGAACGATCAGAGGTACTGATGATCCAAGAAATGCCGATTTGACATAGGAACTCTCCTTTTGCAATCAGTGAcaggcatgagagagagagagaaacaattAGAACAGCCAAGAGTGTTCCTCAATCTGATTCATGCCTTGGGTCCTTTCAAATCATATACTCTGTTCAGAAGTCAACAAGAAGTGCAAATCTTGATGTCAATCAGTTCGTATTACAGTGATCTACAGTAGCTAATCATGGCAATTAAATATAATCCGAGTACCAAAGGACGTCTCATTACCAGGAAAAATCCACTGTTTTCTCAGTACTGCTCGATGAGATACAACTACTTAGGCCCCCATGCGGTGACACATTCCACAGCAAAAGCTTCCTCCCATTCATGCTGTAAGATGGAGATCAATCCGGTGGCTGTCATCCGCCTGCTCACTCTATCCCCAAAGCACGCGACGCCAATGTCGCGGTGTGCCGACAGGCGTCAATTTGTGATGCACAATCTGTCTTCGATGAGCACCGAGCGTGTGAGTTTGCTTAAGGATATGGAGTGAAGGCGAGGGAAAGGAGCCACTCACCCACTCACTGTTTCATTTGAGGCCGCGGATGCAGAAAGCGAGGAGAAGGCAGACAAGTGCTGGGCCATGGAGTCTGTCCTCACAAAAAGATGAAGACAGCTCTTGGTGAGATCTGGATCGTTCCGGCTACAGGAAGGAAGGTGGAAGGAGGGCAACGGGGTCAGCTCGGGACCATACAGGTCACATGGCGAGAGCGCTAAGCAAGGGAACAAGGAGACGATGATGCGCACACTGTGTTTGTTCTTTTGCCAGGCTCTTCCGTCCTCCTCTCCGCCTGCTCCTCGGGATCGTGGGGGACCGACAGCCAAGCCGCGAGTGAACTCCTGTAACGAACACGCAATGCAAGTCAGTCTTCTGaagcacatctctctctctcgctcacacacacacacacactctgtaTCCTATGTGTTCATCCAACGTAGTGACTGCAACCACGCCGCGCCATTAGCGAAGCGTGGAAGCAATATGCCACACATTCTCATGTAAATACTATATTCACTGTGTTATTGTATACTGCGTATTCTGTGTGGCAAACAACGCACTGGTGTTGCTTTGCTTGGAGGAAAAGAAGGATGCCTTCTTGTCACCACTTTATGAGCCTCAAGCAACATCTACACATCACAGGATTTCTTCTATATTCCTGGTGATCCAGGAACACAGAGATCCATGTGCTCCCTACCTGTGCACCTAATTCCCAGTTCACCAACATGCGAGCTGCTTCCTTCTGTTCTCCTGTGATCCTTCAGGGGCTTCAACTATTCTCCTCACGGCAACAAATCAGCTTGCGACGGCAGCGGTGGCGGCGACTTGAGCTTCATCAACACAGCAGAGGATGTGCGGCAAGCGTGTATGCTGCCCACGAAGAAGAAGGCATTGATGAGGAGAACATACAGTGCAACGGGAAGATGGAGGTGATGGTCGGGGTTGATAAGGCATCTCCGGCGAGGATGGAGTGGAACAAGCACTACCGCCACAAGTTCTTTGAATCAGATTCCTGCGATATATCGGGGTTGCTGCAGATTGATCCGCTCAAGGAGCAGCCTACGGTGGGGGTAGGGTTGACGGTGAGGGTGTCGTTGAGCGTTCCGGTGTCTGTGCTCGTGGTCATGCTCCATTTCATGGACGCAGCGGAGGGAGTTCGTCATCTGCTGCAAGGAAATGGGGGCAGTGATTGAACAGCACATTCATGATATGCACATAGAAATTAAGCAAACTACTTCATAGTAAAAACTTGTACTACTAATTGCTTTCTTTCAATAGACAAACTGCTTTCTGTGAAAAAAATCTAGTGTAAACTATTTGGAATGATGGAAACAAAGTTTGATTTGAAACCAAACATGGAGTTCAGGCATCACAACTATTACAAGATTAAAAGAAGGAACAATGTAGTGCATCAAGTTCCTAGTAATACAAACAGGATTAAAAGGTTGGATACAGATTTATGCTAGCATTGGAATCTGTACAGTAACCTTTGAAGTGGATAGCAAGGGAAACAATAATATTGGAAGAAAACACAACATACAGAACTGTAGAGTATTCAGTGGGAAAGGatggaattgaaacaactaagacTTTCAGAAAATTCCAATGCATGATTGGCAACATAAATGTTGGTACTAACTGACATGAATTACATGCACAATCCGATCAAAATTACAAGTGCATAAAGAAAACTAACCCAAAACAAGGATCAGTGGCTTCACTTCAACCAGTTCCTGCAAAAGAAAAGTTAATCAAAACATCTAGTAACACCATCTTCACCCACCACTGCAAGAATCTTGATGCTTACATCCAAGACAGCCTGCACAATGCAAAACCAGCAAGAAATCTCGCTAAAATATGTGATGCAAAAAGATACACAAGAAGCAAAAAGATGCATCATATCATAACCGGTGCTAGCCTAGAGGTACTTTGGTAAATTGTCATTGATTTGTGGATAACTTATCGCTTGAATGATGGACATTTTGGTGAGGAATAATTGGGAGGATAGGGGCTGAAATGGCCCAACAACCTGATGTGGGATAGCTTTAGATGCAGCTAAGTTACAAACAAGGACTTTGCATATTTATGCTCGCATGGACTAATAAAACATATTTCCATTtgtttttttatcatatattttcaAGAAGGAATGCATAAAACATAAAAAGGTCATTTCCCTGAAAATCATtctcccccgcccccccccccacttccttccttcctctttttttttttctcccaaaaGGTGcccttgtttttgtttttccCATATAGTGCCCCTATTTTCTATAATATCGTAAATgctcttcccttcccttcctcgCTCATCACCTTTGCCCTGCACGGCTACCTTATGCGCATGACTCCTCAACAGTTTGGCGACCTCGCCACGACCCTCGCCAATGATGTTGCATTGTCGCCCACTTGTGCCCGAACAGCGACCAATGCCTGTGGGTCTCGTGGCCTCCGACAACTCGATCAACCCCGACCGAGGCCAAAATGACAATCATAGCCAGAACTCCATTAGAAAGGCAGTTGTGGTCGAGTTCCAACGCCACATCAGCACCAGTCGTGACCAAGCACATGCCCACAAGGACCTTTCCCGTCGCGTCCCTATCTCCCGCAATGCCCTTCGCCCACCGTGCCCTTAATCTGCGATGCCTGTGCGGTCGTCGCCCTCAACGGGGCCATCGCCCATAACAAGGCGACATCTCCTCCAAAGACTCTTCACAACCCCTCCATCTCCGTCATGCGTGGTTTTCACCCGCATGTGTGAGGTAAACCTACATAACCTACAAGCACAACAGGCAAGGAAGGGCGCCGCATAGAGGTGGCGAGGCCTCAAAGTGGGAGCATGGGGCGAAGGCGACGACGCGACGAGTGAGGAAGGGCGGGTGAAGCCGACGGGGCAAAGGCAACGGGTGACGAAGGCAAGGGTATTTACAGGATTACTGAAAATACGGACACTATCTgggaaaaatgaaaacagagaacaCATTCtaggaaaaaaacaaaaaagtgggATTTTTTCAGGGAAATCACCCAACATAAAACCAGCTATATGATGTTCCTGTATACAATAGCATGGGGATCTTTCTAACAACATATGGACATGAATCAGGCACCTGATAAATTATCATGAACACATCATAAATAAAAGTTGCTACTAAGTACCATGAGAATACATTGTAATTTAGAACAAGAAATTTCATTAGCATCAAGCAAATATGATTCAGATATAAgatcaagaaaaaggagaactCAATTGTAGGTGTGATAAATGTCATTTGGCAAGATGTTGAATGTTTTGGCATCAATTGATGTACTAAATAAGCAGGAAACCAACACGACATTCATGCATGATTCTAAGTTTCGAAAGCATGCTTTACTATCATCTCAGCATCAAGCACAATTTGTAGTCAGACATAATAAAAAGTATTGCCATATTGTTAATCCAATGAAATAGTTCATGCTTTAACTGCAAGTCACAAGTGGGTTTCACTCATTTGAAAGAGAAAGAAGATATACACATACCAATGGTTTTCTGCAGTAGACAAGTTTTAAATGTTCCAGGACACAACCTTCTAGCATCCATCTGTTCCATACATCTAAACTATGGCTGCAAATACAAATTCCAAGATCTAATAATGTAAAGAGGATAAAAAATTAAGCCTTGCGGTAAACTGAATAAAAGCCAAGGGGTACATTAACCTGCAATAGTTCTTGAAAGGAGGAAAAATCACAAGTCAACTACATTAGCTGATAGGACTTCATAACCTAGCCTTCCCATACATCTAATTCTTCACCAGCAACAACAGTCTAACTACAAATCCTCTAATCATGAAGGTTTTCTTTGGTTGCTAAGGTTTCTGGTTGTTTGTGCTTAGCCTTGTTAGTCATCAAGTTTTCTCTTGTTCTAAAATTGCACCATATTAATCCATTTTAAGAACATGAAACCAAAGAATGCCACTGCTCCTCTACAATAAAATGAAAACAAGGTAATCATACTAACCAGCAGAAAAAGACTGTAATCCAAGTATGACCTGGATAAATAAGTGTTGATAAGCTggatttgtttttcctttcagaaGTAGGGTCATTAGTGGGATGTTCTAATGGAGTACCTTGCTGCTAAAAGCAACAAGGAACTTTTGCAGCAGGATCTCTTTTTGCTGCATTAGGTATTGTGTCAAGGGAACCAGCCATCTCAGAAACCCTCTGTCGGGCTACATGAAATCCTAGATTATCTCTTGCATGCAAGGCTACAACAAAGTCATCTTTCAGCAAATCAACAGGTTTTTGATCAAGCTCTGGACTCAACTCCACCTGTTTCCTTGACTATGATTCCACCGTTAGGTCAACAAGACATACTTGCTTATTTTTAGGATCCTGGTCAGGAGAGGCAAATCGGGAACTTTGATCCCTCCCACTTATAGCGGCACCCATCATCTAGACGCCACCTCCTCTGCGCGGTTGGCATCGACGTGGACGAGGCGGAGGCCGAGGTCGGCAGCGAGGGCGAGCCGAGGCAGACGGCGAGATAACAGGGGCGGAGGCGGCGCGGGGGACGAGGGCGAGGGAGTGGAGAAGTACGGCGGCGGCGCACTCGATCCGGCCGCCGGACAGGCCGGCGTGCTCCACCGCGGCGGCCTGCCTCCTCTGTAGGGTCTCATCGCCTCGGCTCATCTGGTGCCACATCAAATAAATGAAGGTTAAACTTCGATCCGGACCGTTGATTTCTGAATCCAAGGCACAATGTCAACCAGATCCCCTTTTTTTTcgtttttgtgaatctcaaagcaCAACCATTAAACGAGCGATTTATCGACGGAAAAAatcgaaaataaataaataaatttatttatttatttatttttgcatcTCTGCTTTAATTTTGCTTTACGATAATCTTATTCTATAAAAGAACAATTTAGTTGttctataaataaaatttagctatatatatatatatatatatatatatatatatatatatatatagagagagagagagagagagagagagagagagagagagagacaaagcaAAATAATTGTTACTTAGGATTTGAGACACAGAGGTGAATGCTCATCAATTGTTTGTGGGTGTAACCTGCGCGGACCACACAAACTCTGCTTCAGGTGGTAAGCAATGAATCACTGCAGCTCATCGTGAAAACTACgatgaatctctctctctctaaggtaGGACGATGGGAAGCTCCAACTAAGCCTCTCTGGCCCTGTTCGGATAGGAATGCGACGGCTCGAGGAGAAGAATACGGCACAAATGGGGCACACACTGCTCACTGATTACTACCCAACAAAGCTAGGGGAAGCAGTCGTTCCACCAGCCGCTGCCATCCCGCCCCTCCCCCCAAGAAACGAGAGCAGCAAAACTTCAAACAGGTGGCCGGTGGCCTTCAGTACCCGCTCGACTGCAACTGTAGCCATGCTCCTGTAGATGTGCCGACTTCCGGCACTGTCAGGCCAACAGTTGCATGGACCACGTCGATGCATGGCCTTCTCCCACGGCCATGCAGTCCTCATCGCACGGCATCTCCGTCTTAGGGGTCCCCGACCCCCCATGGTTTACTGCTCGACCCCTGCACCGAGTCCTGGCGGTTTACAGTGGCCATGTCCGCATGCCACGTGCGTAGTCCTGGACCACCAACCCTGTCACTGCATGATGAGTCGATACTTCTGATCCATTCTTCCCTCCTCTCTGTTCCGGTTTTGCCTCATTTGACAGTGAACCAATTCAAGATGAGCGCATTAAATCTGTCTTGTCACTTTGCATTTGCTAGCTTTGTGTTGATGTCGACAATGGCATGCAGCTCCTTCACTGAAACGTACGAGTTCCCTAACTAGCTAGTAACGATGTCTTCTAAGCTTGAAAGATTATTTATTGCGTGAGCCCTACGACTATCGCTTTCTACTTGTCGACTCGTCCATCCGTCCTTTCAAgcttaggaggaggaggaggagaagagcagAAACCCCACTTTACAGTCAGATACATGAGAGTGCTCACGAGCTATACTGTTGCGTGTTGTCGTCACAACAAGTAGATCAAACAACCATGGTTAGGTGCTTTAGTGTTTACTTTGGAACCTTCCAAGGGAGCGAAGGCCAAAGAGAAGAAGTCCTTCCTAGGGCAGGCAACTACTGATGTCCCACAACGTTTCTCATAACTGCTAACAAGATCCGGAAGAACAGCACTGAATGCTCGAGACATCATGCCTGGCATTGCAGACCAACGAACCCCTCATCTTCTCCATCGCCGCCTGCGACAAAGCTTATCTACTTTACAGCTTAGAATTGCTGCACGACTAAGAAGTCGATGTCTAGGCCAGCTTACACGAATCATTGGTCGACGGTAGAGAACCAGACAATCGACTTATCATGCACACATCTTGCTGCATCAAAGGAATGAAAGAAGAATGTTGACCTGAAATCCCCATGGTTAGGCCACAGCTACAGTGTGGAGTATGCTAGCACAAGCAAAGGGGGTTCTGTAAGTGCAATGGGTGACTGGCACGACAATGGAGATCAAGATTTCAGATCAAGCTGATCAATTCTCATCGATTCATACCTTGGAAAAGATGGTACAATGTGGCACGAACATGCGTCTAAATCGACAAGAAGCTCGAGCTACTAGTGCTCATGGATCTCTATATCTTACCGAGGCAGCAGCAAGTTGTTGATCCATGAGATGCATCAACAAGTCAACAAAAGCCATCACTATGACCTTGTGGTTCTTCTTCTCGTTCAGCCTCAAGTAGCACTGCAGGAGCTCCTGCAGGCTGTGCCACTCCCTCAGCCCGTGCGCCGCCACCATCTCCTCCATGGACGATCTGAAGTCCTGGTACGGGTCCTCCGACGACATTGCCATCGTTATGCTCTCGTGGTAGAAGGAGTCCCTCGTCGTCtctgccgccaccgccgccgccgccgccgccttgcCTGCGGATGGCGGAACGTTTGGGGTGCTCTTCTCGGTTTTGGCCTCCTCCAGTATGGACTTTGTCGTGCACGGCGAGAAGAAGAACCTGCCGGAACTGAGGGGACCGCCCGGAGAGGAGGAAGGCGTGGGCATGGCGGTGAGCTCTTCCTCGTGGGCGAACGAGGTGGAAGAGGTACTGCAACGGAAGGCAGAGAAGAGGTCTCCTTCCCTGAAGGATTGggttttggcctcttgaatgcagATGGGGCTGATGGGTTTGAAGCTGGTGATGGCTCCTTGGAGATGTTTGAAGGAGGCCTTGAGGGTTTCCATATCTTCACCCCTTCCTTCGAGTTGCCATGCCTATATACAGGTTGAAATCTTCCAATAATTAAGACCTGTTGACCTAATTAGGCTCCAAAAGGCTACATTCGATCTAGTTGACCAAATACGAGATTGGTCGAAATAGCCATCAGTACTTTTTATATTCCTGTGAATTATTGCATGCATGGGGGCGTACCAAACATGTGACTCACGTTAGAT
This Musa acuminata AAA Group cultivar baxijiao chromosome BXJ1-2, Cavendish_Baxijiao_AAA, whole genome shotgun sequence DNA region includes the following protein-coding sequences:
- the LOC135605218 gene encoding probable membrane-associated kinase regulator 6 — translated: MESSQQQRLDDSFSYGWLVSVKPSEPLGDSHRSVDTQDGGGSFIELDPGYISMRWTDDGHDFDFSLPKPHHQAQVQADQIFSDGHLLPLHLRSPSAGEAGKSQPTYSCAVPSRAASANSSPLFHSAKSSPYCASSWSPSSSLASRSGKFHSQLVRSCAKSPKKILCKYFCFLMPLYKMVKDFRRSSWRSVGSCKDSARSSPRTSNALSSIDWCRSNADISIYDAILHCKKSIASSSDTRTV
- the LOC135612947 gene encoding transcription repressor OFP13-like, with amino-acid sequence METLKASFKHLQGAITSFKPISPICIQEAKTQSFREGDLFSAFRCSTSSTSFAHEEELTAMPTPSSSPGGPLSSGRFFFSPCTTKSILEEAKTEKSTPNVPPSAGKAAAAAAVAAETTRDSFYHESITMAMSSEDPYQDFRSSMEEMVAAHGLREWHSLQELLQCYLRLNEKKNHKVIVMAFVDLLMHLMDQQLAAASVRYRDP